A single Nitrosospira multiformis ATCC 25196 DNA region contains:
- the nuoG gene encoding NADH-quinone oxidoreductase subunit NuoG, with protein sequence MINFEIDGKPVSVPKNGTVMDGANQLGIYIPHFCYHKKLSIAANCRMCLVQVEKAPKPLPACATPAMEGMKVFTHSGQAVTAQKGVMEFLLINHPLDCPICDQGGECQLQDLAVGYGASSSRYTEAKRVVANKNLGPLISTDMTRCIHCTRCVRFGQEIAGIMELGMAGRGEHSEILAFVGKTVDSELSGNVIDLCPVGALVSKPFRYSARTWELSRRKSISPHCGLGSNLIVQIKQNRVMRVLPRENEEINECWLSDKDRFSYEGLNSEERLTRPMIKQGGVWQECDWQTALEFVANGLKDVKEKYGAESIGALGSAHSTLEELYLLQKLVRGLGSASVDHRVRQSDFRADSQMQGAPWLGMPIAEVAQLKSLLVIGSILRKDHPLLAHRIRQAVKHGAELNVINPVDDDLLTKVRNRAIVAPDKMVSMLAEVLKAIAELKGVEIPDDAKNALSTVSASDTARAMATSLSDNKPAAIFIGNLAQHHPRYTDICKLAQHIAQISGVRFGVLGEAANSVGAYIAGAVPFGNHDADIAGDRHGGQGANASQMLGMDEMASGTGCKAYILLNLEPELDCYNTRRAVKTLAAADLVVMMSAYKNHSAIQDNYADVLLPIAPFTETSGTFVSTEGRVQSFNGVVAPLGETRPAWKVLRVLGNILQLNGFDYETSEQVRADVLPAGNDVSAWLNSNLGSLAVNPIEAGEENKGSEGLQRIGEVPIYQADLIVRRAESLQRTRDAAAPLAWMSGSLMAQLNLQTEEVIRLRQGEGEVQLPVAQDDKLPANCIRVASAHPSTAALGGMFDLITVEKS encoded by the coding sequence ATGATCAATTTCGAAATCGACGGTAAACCGGTGTCCGTGCCCAAGAATGGCACTGTCATGGATGGTGCCAATCAGCTCGGCATATACATTCCTCATTTCTGCTATCACAAGAAGCTCTCCATTGCCGCCAACTGCCGCATGTGCCTCGTGCAGGTGGAGAAGGCCCCCAAGCCCCTGCCGGCGTGTGCCACGCCCGCGATGGAGGGCATGAAGGTTTTCACCCACTCCGGGCAGGCAGTAACGGCGCAGAAAGGTGTGATGGAATTCCTGCTCATCAATCACCCCCTGGACTGTCCGATTTGTGATCAGGGCGGAGAGTGTCAGTTACAGGATCTGGCCGTGGGCTATGGAGCAAGCTCATCGCGTTATACCGAAGCCAAGCGTGTGGTGGCGAACAAGAATCTCGGTCCGCTGATTTCCACCGACATGACCCGTTGTATTCATTGCACGCGTTGCGTCCGCTTCGGGCAGGAAATCGCGGGGATCATGGAATTGGGCATGGCGGGACGTGGAGAGCATTCGGAGATACTCGCCTTTGTCGGTAAAACCGTGGATTCGGAGTTATCCGGCAATGTGATCGATCTATGCCCCGTGGGCGCCCTTGTCAGCAAGCCATTCCGCTATTCCGCGCGCACTTGGGAGCTATCACGCCGAAAATCCATAAGCCCGCATTGCGGCCTCGGCTCCAACCTCATTGTCCAGATAAAACAGAACCGCGTGATGCGTGTGCTGCCCCGCGAGAACGAGGAAATCAACGAGTGCTGGTTATCGGACAAAGACCGTTTTTCCTACGAGGGTTTAAACTCTGAGGAGCGTCTTACCAGGCCGATGATAAAGCAGGGAGGCGTGTGGCAGGAATGCGACTGGCAAACTGCGCTGGAGTTTGTGGCCAATGGCCTCAAAGATGTGAAAGAAAAGTATGGAGCGGAAAGCATCGGCGCGCTGGGTTCTGCTCACAGCACGCTTGAAGAACTTTACCTGTTGCAGAAACTTGTAAGGGGATTAGGCAGCGCAAGCGTGGATCATCGCGTGCGTCAGAGCGATTTTCGCGCGGACTCGCAGATGCAGGGTGCTCCCTGGTTGGGAATGCCCATTGCCGAAGTTGCGCAATTGAAGTCATTACTCGTCATAGGCAGTATCTTGCGAAAGGATCATCCTCTCCTTGCGCATCGTATCCGCCAGGCAGTGAAGCACGGCGCGGAATTGAATGTGATCAATCCGGTCGACGATGACCTGCTGACCAAGGTAAGAAATCGTGCTATTGTTGCGCCCGACAAAATGGTATCCATGCTGGCAGAGGTGTTGAAAGCCATTGCCGAGTTGAAGGGCGTGGAGATTCCCGATGACGCTAAAAACGCCTTGAGCACTGTCAGCGCGAGCGATACTGCCCGTGCGATGGCGACCAGTCTCAGCGACAACAAACCCGCTGCAATTTTCATCGGGAATCTCGCGCAACACCACCCCCGCTACACGGATATCTGCAAGCTTGCCCAGCATATCGCACAAATTTCCGGCGTCCGCTTCGGAGTACTGGGAGAGGCTGCCAACAGCGTCGGAGCTTATATTGCCGGTGCGGTTCCCTTTGGTAACCATGACGCAGATATTGCCGGGGACAGGCATGGAGGGCAGGGCGCCAATGCCTCACAAATGCTCGGCATGGACGAGATGGCAAGCGGAACCGGGTGCAAGGCATACATCCTGTTGAACCTGGAGCCGGAGCTGGATTGCTACAACACCCGGCGCGCAGTCAAAACGCTGGCAGCGGCCGATCTGGTTGTAATGATGAGCGCATACAAGAACCATTCCGCCATTCAGGACAACTATGCGGATGTATTGCTGCCGATCGCGCCCTTCACGGAAACCTCGGGTACTTTCGTCAGCACGGAAGGGCGGGTGCAAAGCTTCAACGGAGTGGTTGCGCCGCTCGGGGAAACGCGTCCCGCATGGAAGGTATTGCGGGTGCTGGGCAATATCCTGCAACTCAATGGCTTCGATTATGAAACATCGGAGCAGGTGCGGGCGGACGTTCTTCCAGCCGGGAACGACGTCAGTGCGTGGTTGAATAGCAATCTGGGAAGCCTTGCCGTGAATCCCATTGAAGCCGGTGAGGAAAATAAGGGAAGCGAAGGATTGCAACGTATCGGTGAGGTTCCGATTTATCAGGCTGACCTCATCGTGCGGCGGGCGGAGTCGTTGCAGCGCACGCGCGATGCGGCGGCGCCTTTAGCATGGATGTCGGGCAGCCTCATGGCACAGTTGAACCTGCAGACCGAAGAAGTCATACGGCTGAGGCAGGGAGAAGGTGAGGTGCAATTGCCCGTCGCACAGGATGACAAGTTGCCTGCCAACTGTATAAGGGTTGCCTCCGCCCATCCTTCGACTGCGGCCTTGGGCGGAATGTTTGATCTGATCACGGTGGAAAAATCGTGA
- the nuoH gene encoding NADH-quinone oxidoreductase subunit NuoH, with product MEYAQQLFGDFFGPEWGPALFLLVKNVLLIVAIVLPLMLAVAYLTFAERKIIGYMQLRVGPNRVTFFGIPWLGGWAQPIADAVKAVMKEIIIPSGANKVLFVLAPILTFAPALAAWAVIPFSPDVVLADINAGLLYILAMTSMGVYGIIIAGWASNSKYAFLGAMRSAAQVVSYELAMGFALVCVLMMSQSLNLGDIVKGQQGASMLNWYLIPLFPMFLVYFISGVAETNRAPFDVAEGESEIVAGFHVEYSGMAFTVFFLAEYSNMILVAMLASIIFLGGWLPPVNVAPFTLVPGFIWLILKASFLLFCFLWFRATFPRYRYDQIMRLGWKVFIPITLVWIVVLGLVMQLPASIRGAFPLNLWFH from the coding sequence ATGGAATACGCGCAACAACTGTTCGGGGATTTTTTCGGTCCTGAGTGGGGACCTGCTCTTTTCCTGCTGGTGAAGAATGTCCTTCTGATCGTGGCCATCGTGCTGCCACTGATGCTGGCGGTTGCCTATCTCACATTTGCCGAACGCAAGATCATTGGCTATATGCAGTTGCGCGTGGGTCCCAATCGGGTAACGTTCTTTGGCATTCCCTGGCTGGGGGGGTGGGCGCAGCCCATTGCCGATGCGGTAAAGGCGGTGATGAAAGAAATCATCATCCCGAGCGGAGCGAACAAAGTCCTGTTCGTGCTTGCGCCCATACTGACGTTCGCGCCGGCACTGGCGGCCTGGGCGGTCATTCCCTTTTCTCCGGATGTGGTTCTGGCGGACATCAATGCAGGTCTGCTTTATATTCTGGCCATGACCTCGATGGGAGTCTATGGCATTATCATTGCGGGGTGGGCCTCCAACTCCAAATACGCATTCCTGGGAGCAATGCGTTCGGCGGCTCAAGTGGTTTCCTACGAACTGGCCATGGGTTTTGCGCTGGTGTGCGTGCTCATGATGTCCCAGAGCCTGAACCTGGGTGACATTGTCAAGGGCCAGCAAGGGGCCAGCATGCTGAACTGGTATCTGATACCGCTGTTTCCCATGTTTCTGGTTTATTTTATTTCCGGCGTCGCGGAAACCAATCGTGCTCCATTCGATGTCGCCGAGGGTGAGTCCGAAATCGTGGCAGGTTTTCATGTCGAGTATTCGGGCATGGCGTTCACGGTGTTTTTCCTGGCCGAATATTCCAACATGATTCTGGTGGCCATGCTTGCAAGCATCATATTCCTGGGTGGCTGGCTGCCTCCTGTCAACGTTGCGCCGTTTACCCTTGTTCCCGGCTTCATCTGGCTGATCCTGAAAGCATCATTTCTATTGTTCTGTTTTCTCTGGTTCCGGGCCACGTTTCCACGTTATCGTTACGACCAGATCATGCGTCTTGGCTGGAAGGTATTCATTCCGATCACGCTCGTCTGGATAGTGGTGCTTGGCCTGGTGATGCAGCTTCCGGCATCGATTCGGGGCGCATTCCCGCTTAACTTGTGGTTTCACTGA
- the nuoI gene encoding NADH-quinone oxidoreductase subunit NuoI — translation MNRIKDFFRTFLLFELIKGMMLTGRNMFARKITVYFPEEKTPQSPRFRGLHALRRYPNGEERCIACKLCEAVCPALAITIESEQREDGTRRTTRYDIDLTKCIFCGFCEESCPVDSIVETRILEYHGEKRGDLIYTKQMLLAVGDRYEEQIAKDRAADAGYR, via the coding sequence ATGAACCGAATCAAGGATTTTTTCCGCACTTTCCTACTGTTCGAGCTCATCAAAGGAATGATGCTGACAGGGCGAAACATGTTCGCGCGGAAGATCACGGTGTATTTTCCCGAAGAAAAGACGCCGCAATCCCCTCGTTTCAGAGGTTTGCATGCCTTGCGCAGATATCCTAACGGAGAAGAGCGCTGCATAGCTTGCAAGCTGTGTGAAGCGGTATGCCCGGCATTGGCGATTACCATCGAATCCGAGCAGCGCGAGGATGGTACGCGCCGTACCACGCGATATGACATCGATCTGACGAAGTGCATATTTTGCGGTTTCTGCGAGGAATCCTGTCCGGTGGATTCCATCGTCGAGACGCGCATTCTGGAATACCACGGAGAGAAGCGTGGCGACCTCATCTATACCAAGCAGATGCTGCTGGCGGTCGGGGATCGGTACGAGGAACAGATAGCAAAGGATCGGGCAGCTGATGCAGGTTACCGATGA
- a CDS encoding NADH-quinone oxidoreductase subunit J, translating to MSFTDIIFYFFSAVLVASALGVITARNPVHSALLLVLAFFASAGLWLLLEAEFLAITLVLVYVGAVMVLFLFVVMMLDINLARLREGFWKWFPFGLLLGLVMSIEMAMVLTGKQFGANELPAPAARAADYSNTKELGRLIYTEYVYAFELAAVILLVAIVAAIALTLRQRGESKSMDVAKQVAVKREDRIRIVSMASEKKE from the coding sequence ATGAGTTTTACAGATATAATCTTCTACTTTTTTTCCGCGGTATTAGTGGCATCGGCCCTCGGAGTCATCACCGCGCGCAATCCGGTGCATTCGGCGTTGCTGCTGGTGCTGGCCTTTTTTGCCTCCGCCGGATTATGGCTGCTGCTGGAAGCGGAATTTCTTGCCATTACCCTGGTGTTGGTCTACGTGGGAGCAGTGATGGTACTGTTCCTGTTCGTCGTGATGATGCTCGACATCAATCTTGCCCGGCTTCGGGAAGGCTTCTGGAAGTGGTTTCCGTTCGGATTATTGCTCGGCCTGGTGATGTCGATTGAGATGGCCATGGTTCTGACGGGCAAACAGTTCGGTGCCAACGAGCTTCCCGCTCCGGCGGCGCGGGCGGCCGACTACAGCAATACCAAGGAACTGGGGCGCCTGATCTATACCGAATACGTTTATGCCTTTGAGCTCGCGGCGGTGATCCTGCTGGTTGCGATCGTGGCTGCAATCGCGCTCACCTTGCGTCAGCGGGGCGAGAGCAAATCCATGGATGTCGCCAAACAGGTAGCGGTGAAGCGTGAAGACCGCATCCGCATCGTGTCGATGGCATCCGAGAAGAAAGAATAA
- the nuoK gene encoding NADH-quinone oxidoreductase subunit NuoK produces MVSLSHYLVIGAILFAISIVGIFLNRKNVIILLMAIELMLLAVNMNFVAFSHYLQDASGQVFVFFILTVAAAESAIGLAILVVLFRGLRTIDVDDLDSLKG; encoded by the coding sequence GTGGTTTCGTTATCCCATTATCTTGTTATCGGTGCGATTCTGTTTGCCATCAGCATTGTCGGTATCTTCCTCAACAGAAAGAACGTGATCATCCTGTTGATGGCCATTGAACTGATGCTATTGGCGGTAAACATGAATTTTGTTGCTTTTTCGCATTATCTGCAGGACGCATCCGGTCAAGTGTTCGTGTTTTTCATCCTTACCGTTGCTGCAGCGGAATCTGCCATCGGGCTTGCGATACTGGTTGTGCTGTTTCGTGGCCTGCGCACCATCGATGTCGATGACCTGGATAGCCTTAAAGGCTGA
- the nuoL gene encoding NADH-quinone oxidoreductase subunit L, whose translation MTEMQNLYLLVPLAPLAGALIAGLLGRVIGPAASHRVTIALMFVCLAASIAVFLDVLKGNVYNGTVYTWLTSGGVRFEVGFLIDQLSATMMIVVSFVSLMVHIYTIGYMHDDPGYQRFFSYISLFTFSMLMLVMSNNFLQLFFGWEAVGLVSYLLIGFWYTRPTAIYANLKAFLVNRVGDFGFLLGIGLVLVYFGTLDYAAVFAQAPNVAAETIEITSGSPWAILTVICILLFVGAMGKSAQFPLHVWLPDSMEGPTPISALIHAATMVTAGIFMVARMSPLFELTETALSVVLVIGGITTLFMALVAIVQYDIKRVVAYSTLSQLGYMTVALGASAYPAAIFHLMTHAFFKAVLFLGAGSVIIAMHHEQDMRKMGGLKKYMPITYWTMFVAALASAGVPGLSGFFSKESIIEAVHLADIPGAGFAYFCAVATVFVTAFYTFRLLFMTFHGQPRMDHHTEEHLHESPWVVTLPLVALAIPTVGAGWLIGPMLFGDYFANTIQIAPQHEAMAKLAAEFHGIPEMMRHALSTIPFWLSVAGIFAAWYLYIAKPDLPGKIKWAAGPFATLLERKYFIDELYSWLFAGGARLLGRGLWKFGDVKVIDGFFVNGTAGLVAGASTLMRRFQTGYIYHYAFTMIVGVFILMSLWLFW comes from the coding sequence ATGACTGAGATGCAAAATCTATACCTGTTGGTGCCTCTGGCGCCGCTGGCGGGGGCGCTCATAGCCGGCCTGCTTGGACGTGTGATTGGTCCTGCCGCAAGCCATCGCGTCACCATTGCCCTTATGTTCGTTTGCCTGGCAGCGTCCATTGCCGTGTTCCTCGATGTGCTGAAAGGAAACGTGTACAACGGCACGGTTTATACCTGGCTGACATCGGGCGGTGTGCGTTTCGAAGTAGGGTTTCTGATCGATCAGCTTTCCGCGACCATGATGATTGTGGTGAGTTTCGTATCGCTGATGGTGCATATCTATACCATCGGTTATATGCATGACGACCCAGGCTATCAGCGCTTTTTCAGCTATATCTCGCTTTTTACCTTCTCCATGCTGATGCTGGTGATGTCCAACAATTTCCTCCAGCTGTTCTTCGGATGGGAAGCGGTAGGGCTGGTCTCATATCTCCTGATCGGCTTCTGGTATACGCGCCCGACGGCCATTTACGCGAATCTGAAGGCGTTCCTGGTCAATCGTGTCGGGGACTTCGGTTTTCTCCTCGGCATCGGTCTAGTACTGGTGTATTTCGGCACGCTGGATTATGCTGCCGTGTTTGCCCAGGCGCCCAACGTCGCGGCTGAGACGATCGAAATCACTTCCGGTTCGCCTTGGGCAATACTGACCGTCATCTGTATCCTGCTTTTCGTCGGCGCCATGGGTAAATCGGCTCAGTTCCCGCTCCATGTATGGCTGCCGGATTCGATGGAAGGTCCCACGCCCATTTCGGCGCTGATTCATGCTGCAACCATGGTTACCGCCGGTATTTTCATGGTGGCGCGCATGTCACCCCTGTTCGAACTGACCGAGACCGCACTCTCCGTAGTGCTGGTGATAGGCGGCATCACGACCTTGTTCATGGCGCTGGTGGCGATCGTCCAGTATGACATCAAGCGCGTCGTGGCATACTCGACCCTGTCGCAACTCGGCTACATGACGGTGGCGCTCGGGGCGTCCGCTTATCCGGCCGCGATTTTTCACCTCATGACGCATGCCTTTTTCAAGGCGGTGCTGTTCCTGGGCGCAGGTTCCGTGATTATTGCGATGCATCATGAACAGGATATGCGCAAGATGGGCGGGCTCAAGAAATACATGCCCATTACTTACTGGACAATGTTTGTTGCCGCACTCGCCAGTGCCGGTGTCCCGGGCCTCTCGGGCTTCTTCTCGAAGGAGTCGATCATAGAAGCGGTGCACCTTGCCGATATCCCCGGGGCTGGCTTTGCCTATTTCTGTGCCGTGGCTACTGTCTTCGTAACCGCATTTTATACCTTTCGCCTGCTGTTCATGACGTTCCACGGTCAGCCGCGCATGGACCATCACACTGAAGAGCACTTGCATGAATCTCCCTGGGTAGTGACCCTGCCTCTCGTTGCTCTCGCCATACCGACCGTCGGCGCAGGCTGGCTGATAGGCCCGATGCTGTTTGGCGATTACTTTGCCAATACGATACAGATCGCGCCTCAACACGAAGCAATGGCGAAATTGGCAGCGGAGTTTCACGGCATACCGGAAATGATGAGGCATGCGCTTTCCACCATCCCCTTCTGGTTATCCGTTGCTGGTATCTTTGCCGCCTGGTATCTCTATATTGCAAAACCCGATCTGCCCGGGAAAATCAAGTGGGCGGCGGGACCGTTTGCAACGCTGCTTGAGCGCAAATACTTCATAGACGAACTCTATTCCTGGCTGTTTGCAGGCGGTGCGCGCCTGCTTGGCCGGGGATTGTGGAAGTTCGGGGATGTCAAGGTAATTGACGGGTTCTTTGTGAATGGCACGGCGGGGTTAGTAGCCGGAGCCTCCACATTGATGCGCCGCTTCCAGACCGGCTACATCTATCACTACGCGTTTACCATGATCGTTGGCGTGTTTATACTGATGAGTTTGTGGTTGTTCTGGTAA
- a CDS encoding NADH-quinone oxidoreductase subunit M — protein MLFGFPLLSLVIWLPILAGVAVLATGGDRNAPLARMIALVGSIAGFLVAIPLYTSFDPSTSTMQFVESHVWIERFNVHYHLGVDGIAMPLILLNAFTTPLVVIAGWEVITRRVSQYMGAFLIMSGIVNGVFSSLDAILFYVFWEASLIPMFLIIGVWGGPNRVYAAIKFFLYTLLGSLLMLVAFIYLYQVSEGSFSILEYHKLPLSMASQILIFIAFLLAFAVKVPMWPVHTWLPDAHVEAPTGGSVVLAAILLKMGGYGFLRFSLPILPDASHQLAGMMIALSLIAVVYIGLVALVQADMKKLIAYSSVAHMGFVTLGFFLFNNYGLEGAMVQMVSHGFISAAMFLCIGVMYDRLHSRQIVDYGGVAHRMPAFAAFFMLFAMANSGLPGTSGFVGEFMVIMASMKVNFWYAFLAATTLITGAAYTLWMYKRVIFGAVVHPAVEEMKDIGAREILVLTVLAVAVLGMGLYPLPLTEVMHTTVDDLLAHVARSKLQ, from the coding sequence ATGTTGTTTGGTTTCCCCCTGTTAAGTCTGGTTATCTGGCTGCCTATCCTCGCCGGTGTTGCTGTACTCGCTACCGGTGGAGATCGTAATGCTCCCCTTGCGCGCATGATCGCCCTCGTCGGATCTATTGCGGGTTTTCTGGTGGCGATTCCGCTTTATACCAGCTTCGATCCGTCGACGAGCACTATGCAATTTGTCGAGAGCCATGTGTGGATCGAACGCTTCAACGTCCACTATCACCTCGGGGTGGATGGAATCGCCATGCCCCTGATACTGCTGAATGCTTTTACCACCCCTCTGGTAGTGATCGCGGGATGGGAAGTGATTACCCGGCGCGTATCGCAGTATATGGGGGCCTTTCTCATCATGTCCGGCATCGTCAACGGTGTTTTTTCGTCGCTGGATGCAATTCTCTTCTATGTCTTCTGGGAAGCTTCCCTCATTCCGATGTTTCTTATCATTGGCGTGTGGGGGGGACCCAACCGGGTTTATGCGGCAATCAAGTTTTTCCTTTATACGCTGCTCGGTTCACTGCTGATGCTGGTGGCATTCATCTATCTTTACCAGGTTTCCGAGGGTAGCTTCTCGATACTTGAATATCATAAACTGCCGTTGTCGATGGCATCGCAGATCCTGATATTCATCGCCTTCCTGCTGGCTTTTGCTGTCAAAGTCCCCATGTGGCCCGTCCATACGTGGCTACCCGACGCGCACGTGGAAGCGCCGACCGGAGGTTCGGTGGTGCTTGCCGCTATCCTGCTGAAAATGGGAGGCTACGGGTTCCTGCGGTTTTCGCTGCCGATCCTGCCGGATGCGAGTCACCAGCTCGCGGGCATGATGATCGCATTGTCGCTGATCGCGGTCGTCTATATCGGCCTGGTTGCCCTGGTGCAGGCGGACATGAAAAAGCTGATCGCCTACTCATCGGTGGCACATATGGGTTTCGTCACCCTCGGTTTTTTCCTGTTCAATAATTACGGCCTCGAAGGCGCCATGGTCCAGATGGTTTCACATGGTTTTATTTCGGCTGCAATGTTTCTTTGTATTGGCGTCATGTATGACAGGCTGCATTCCCGCCAGATCGTGGATTATGGGGGAGTGGCGCACCGCATGCCTGCCTTTGCCGCTTTTTTCATGCTGTTTGCCATGGCTAACTCCGGGTTGCCCGGCACCAGCGGTTTCGTCGGCGAGTTCATGGTCATCATGGCATCGATGAAAGTGAATTTCTGGTATGCGTTTCTGGCCGCCACGACGCTCATCACAGGCGCAGCTTATACCCTGTGGATGTACAAGCGCGTGATATTCGGCGCCGTTGTACATCCCGCAGTGGAGGAAATGAAAGATATCGGCGCGCGCGAGATTCTTGTATTGACCGTACTCGCGGTGGCGGTATTGGGGATGGGACTATATCCGCTACCCTTGACGGAAGTCATGCATACCACAGTTGATGATTTACTTGCGCATGTTGCTCGCAGCAAATTGCAGTGA
- the nuoN gene encoding NADH-quinone oxidoreductase subunit NuoN, whose protein sequence is MNFMLPNFAPAYPEIFLLVMVCGVLMADLAWGDKKPGTAYLLAQLTLFGCMLITFGTLQPDTVHTFSGMFVDDRLADILKMLVYITVSIVLVYSRTYISERGILSGEFFSLALFATLGMMVMISATHFMTLYLGLELLSLSLYAMVALRRDSAGATEAAIKFFVLGALASGFLLYGMSMIYGATGSLDIASVTKAIEGGIISRGVLVVGLVFIVAGISFKLSAAPFHMWAPDVYEGASSAVVLFVGSAPKLAAFGFVMRLLVEGLGAMSGDWQGMLIILAITSMVIGNIAAIAQSNIKRMLAYSTISHMGFMLLGLIGANENGYSAAMFYVVVYVLMTMGTFGIIMLLSRAGFEADKLDDYKGLNRRNPWYAFIMLLLMFSMAGIPPTVGIYAKLSVLQAVLNAGYTWLAVLAVLLSLIGVFYYLRIVKLMYFDEPETDAVIAPKGDVKVLLSANGLAILAFGIFPQSLIALCTYAIQQSA, encoded by the coding sequence ATGAATTTTATGCTGCCTAATTTCGCGCCAGCCTATCCGGAAATATTCCTTCTGGTGATGGTGTGCGGAGTATTAATGGCTGATCTTGCCTGGGGCGACAAGAAGCCCGGCACTGCCTATCTTTTAGCCCAACTGACGTTGTTCGGCTGCATGCTGATCACCTTCGGTACCTTGCAACCCGACACAGTCCATACGTTTTCCGGCATGTTTGTCGATGACAGGCTCGCCGACATTCTCAAGATGCTGGTTTATATCACCGTCTCCATAGTCCTGGTTTATTCCCGTACTTATATTTCGGAGCGGGGAATACTCAGCGGAGAATTCTTCAGCCTGGCGCTGTTCGCGACCCTCGGAATGATGGTCATGATTTCCGCCACCCACTTCATGACACTCTACCTGGGGTTGGAACTCCTTTCCTTGTCCCTCTATGCGATGGTTGCGTTGAGGCGTGACTCGGCAGGAGCCACGGAGGCCGCAATAAAGTTTTTTGTCCTGGGTGCTCTGGCATCCGGCTTTCTGCTGTATGGCATGTCGATGATTTATGGGGCCACTGGCTCGCTTGATATCGCCAGTGTGACAAAAGCGATCGAAGGCGGAATCATCAGCCGGGGTGTGCTGGTTGTCGGTCTGGTTTTCATTGTGGCCGGCATTAGTTTCAAGCTGAGCGCAGCGCCTTTCCATATGTGGGCGCCCGATGTTTATGAAGGAGCGTCTTCAGCAGTGGTGCTGTTTGTCGGTTCAGCGCCGAAGCTCGCGGCATTCGGTTTTGTCATGCGCCTGCTGGTGGAAGGCCTGGGTGCAATGTCCGGCGACTGGCAGGGCATGCTGATCATACTTGCAATCACGTCAATGGTGATCGGCAATATTGCCGCTATCGCCCAGAGCAACATCAAGCGCATGCTGGCCTATTCCACCATCTCGCACATGGGGTTCATGCTGCTTGGCCTTATCGGCGCGAATGAAAACGGCTACAGTGCCGCAATGTTTTACGTCGTGGTCTACGTGCTCATGACAATGGGTACGTTCGGCATTATCATGCTTCTCTCGCGCGCGGGTTTTGAAGCCGACAAACTGGATGATTACAAAGGGCTCAACCGGCGCAATCCATGGTATGCTTTTATCATGCTGCTGCTGATGTTCTCCATGGCTGGCATCCCCCCCACCGTGGGCATTTATGCCAAGCTGTCAGTGCTTCAGGCCGTGCTGAACGCAGGGTACACCTGGCTCGCCGTGCTGGCTGTGCTCCTTTCGCTGATCGGGGTATTCTATTACCTGCGTATCGTCAAGCTCATGTATTTCGACGAGCCTGAAACCGATGCGGTCATCGCACCAAAAGGTGACGTAAAGGTATTGCTGAGCGCCAACGGCCTCGCAATACTCGCATTCGGCATCTTCCCCCAGTCGCTTATTGCCCTCTGCACCTACGCGATACAGCAATCTGCTTGA